acttttgattccacaACTGTTGTTGGTTCCGTTTtttggttttgataattcaccatgcaagattgaaggcataggttctattcgaatcaagatgtttgatggcataatcagaactttgacagatgttcgttatattccgaagatgaagagaaatcttatttctatgagtgcccttgatgcaaaggggtacaagtattcaggtggagatagtgttttgaaagtcaccaaaggttctcttattgtgatgaaaggtgatttaagttcgaccaatggtctttattacctacGAGGTTCTACCatttcaggtaacgctactccagttatttcaaagaattctgattgtgatgctgctaacctttggcatatgcgacttggacatatgagtgaacttggtttagcagagttaaataagagaggtcttcttgatggatatgaacctggtaaattgaaattttgtgagcattgtatcttcggcaaacataagagggtgaagttcaatacttcggttcatacaactgaaggtattcttgattatgttcattctgatttatggggaccatctcgcagaaagtcactaggtggtgctagttacatgctgactattattgatgattattcaagaaaagtatggccttatttcttgaagcataaatatgaagcattgtcagcttttaaggagtggaagattatgattgagagACAAACTAAAAAGAAGAtaaaaatacttcgcactgataattgtatggaattctgttctaagcaatttaagaattattgcaagtctgaaggcattgtcagacattacaccgttccttatactcctcaacaaaacggtgttgctgagcgcatgaacaggaccattatttccagagcccgttgcatgttgtccaatgcaggtttgcataggcgtttttgggctgaggccgcttccactgcttgttatctcattaaccgttcaccatctattgctcttaataagaaaaatccaattgaggtatggtctggttcacctgctgattattcacaattgagagtttttggttgcactgcttatgctcatgttgataatggaaaattggagcctagggctgttaagtgcatctttcttggttataagtctggtgttaagGGTTTTAAATtatggaatcctgaaacccagaaggttgttattagcaaaaatgttatctttaatggatctgctatgttacatgatgtttcatctactaatgcTCCCATTGAGAGTGAACGGCAGCCTATTGTTCAGGAGCCTACTGTTCaagtggagcatgttattgattcaggtgatacatctggtaatgatattgttgatgcacatgatgaacccgtcgttaatgatgatcatgtcactcccactccaaattAGCCTATTGTTCCGCCCACttggaatcttgcacgtgacagagttaggcggggtattaataaacctgacaggttaattgaagagtgcaatgttatttcttttgctttatctgttgcagaagaaattgaagataATGTTGaaccttcttcatattccgaggctattatttctggtgataataataagtggatgaccgctatgcatgatgagatggaatcacttaaAAAGAATGGTACTTGGAATTTAGTAAaattacctagagagaagaaacctattcgttgcaagtggggtTTCAAGAgaaaagaaggtgtttctcctaatgatgagacaagatataaagcacaTTGATGTTAGATTtcattatattcgagatgttgttgctgaaggcgaTTTGAAGGTATggaagataagtactcatgataatcctgctgatatgatgacaaagccagttccgaccaataagtttgagctttgctcaggcttagttggtatttctcactagtcctatggactttgacgcacaaggtgtttatgctgatttggatggagttatctactttcttcgactactgaaggaaatttggatcaaggtggagattgttaaattgtgatccaaattatactgtgttggactagacgtagtacaaccggtgtgggcctttgcgttgacgtcgacgcgtacgagtacaactcgtttacttgtcctccaatgactctcatgtattgccctcatatataccccatgtagtcgcacctcgcCGACGGCCTGtcatctcgtgcttgtaatactcctccatcatagtgattgcgcctttgtGCGTCTGTGGTTTTCTCCCGCAATGGTTTCCACATAAAAATCCATGTCTCTCgtgtctcgtttatttctcgttattatctaacaataAAAAGGCACCTCGTcatgcaaacatgcatgagaatttaCATTCTATTATGATATTTACATTATACAATAATCAAACACCATACATCATATCTATTTTCAGCTTTAGTCGTCAGAATGAAACAAATTAAAGAGGAACTTGAGGGGATCTGGAAGAAGGACGAGACTGCCATGTGGCAGAGATCTAGAGATAGGAAGATCAAAGAAGGAGACAGAAACACAGCTTACTTCCATGTTGTTGCTAACCAACGCAGAAGGAAGAATCAATTGACTATGCTGGAGGGTCCTAATGGGCATGTATACTCCACTAAGGACATGCTGGAGGTGGCCACTAACTTTTATAAAAACCTCTTTGGGTTtgagcctaaacctaatatacatTTAGATGACCAGTTTTGGTGTGAGGAAGAAATGGTGACAGAAGCATAAAATACGTCCTTGGAAAGACCTTTTTCAGAAGAAGAAATTAAAGAGGCCATTATGGGATCATATGCTAATGGAGCCCCTGGTCCTGATGGTTTGTCTTTTATTTTTTATCAACAATTCTGGGAGGTGATTAAGGGTGACGTTATGGCTCTGGTTAGAGATTTTGAAAATGGGACTCTGGATGTCCAGAGACTAAACTATTCTATTGTTACTTTGATCCCTAAAGAGCCAGATGCCAAGAACATGAGGAAATTCAGACCCATCTGTTTGAGCAACTGTTCTGTTAAGATATTCAGTAAAGCTATGACAAACAGAGTTGGCCCTGTTGGTCATAAGCTCCTATCCCCATGTCAATCTGCCTTTGTGAGAGGCAGGTTCATTTTAGAAAGTGTAGTTACTGCTCATGAGGCCATCCATGAGGTCCATAAATCAAAAGAATCTGGGATTGTTCTCAAAATAGATTATGAAAAAGCCTATGATAGAGTGAACTGGGATTTCCTAGTAGAAATGCTTACATCTAGGGGATTTGGGGCTAAGTGGATTAGATGGAACTTATCCATTTTGCAACAGAGCTCTTTCTGTGTTAAGATCAATGATACCCTTGGTCCATACTTTGTGGGTGGAAAGGTTTAAAACAAGGGGATCCAAGTTCCCCCATGCTTTTTAATTTGGTGGCTGATGTGTTTTCTCGCATGTTAGCTAAAGCTATTTAATAATAATATCATATCTAGGATTGTTCCCCATATCATCCCTCAAGGACTCATATGCCTGCAATATGTTGATGATACAATTCTCTTTCTTAACCCTAAACCTGAATATGTTAGGAACTTGAAATGGCTACTTGCCTGCTTTGAAAACCTTTCTGGGTTAAAAATCAATTATGACAAATGTGAAGTAGTACCTATCAATATGAATGAGGATGATGCTAAACTCTTGTCTCAGATTTTCTGTTGTAAATTGGGGGATTTACCTCTAAAATATCTTGGAGTTCCTCTTCACTACCTCAAATTGAGAAGAGAAGACATCCAATACATCATAGATAAGATCATCAAAAGGATATGTGGATGGAAGGGGAGACTACTTAGCTATGAAGCAAAACTAGTCCTCCTCAAGGCATGCATTGCCAGTATCCCCATGTACCTCATGTCAGTTATTAAGTTCCCCAAGTGGGCGATCAAGGCCATCACTTCTCAGATGGCTCACTTTTTCTGGGGGAATGTGGGGGATGAACATAAGTACCATCTTGCTAATTGGGGTTTGATCTCCCAGAAAAAAGACTTTGGTGGTCTGGGGGTACCTAACCTGAGAGAATTCAACATGGCCTTACTAGCCTCTTGGCCTAAAAGGTATTTTATGGACAGTAAAAAAAACTGGGTGAAGCTGATCGACCACAAATATAAAACAACTAAGCCAAATATACTGTGGTCTAGGCAGGGTGTGGGCTCTCCCTTCTGGAAAGGTGTCACCTGGGCCTTGGAGGGGGTTAGGCCCTTCTATAAATGGAAACTAGGGAATGGTAATAAAATAAGCTTTTGGGATGACGTTTGGGTGGGGGATTCTTCCCTCAAAACCCAATTCTGGGACGTGTATGAAATCTGCCAACAGCAATGCTGCGCAGTTTCTGAGGTATGGGATGGTTCTACTCTCAAACTTACCTTCAACAGATGTGTGGAGGCTGGGTTTTTGGATAGATGGCATGAATTGATCCGAATCATCTCTGACATGCCAATAACTGACGAGACGGACCAACCCATTTGGAGATTGGAATCATCGGGGGTCTATTCAGTTAAGTCGTTTTATAACATGATTAATTGGGGGGGTGGGGGAGTGTCTACCCCCATTTGGAAAAAATTCTGGAAGATTGTTGTACCTCACATATATTTAGTCTTTCTCTGGCTAGCTTTTCATAACAAAATTCTTACCAGGGATAACCTGAATAAGAGGAGAGAGGTGGAAAATCTAAAATGCTTATTTTGTAATGAGGATGAAACTGTCTGTCACCTGTTTTTTGAATGTGTGGTTGCTAAACAAGTTTGGAGTGATATATCTGACTCTTTTGAGTTTAGTATTCCAAATGACATGAATGAATTATCTTCTTTCTggaatctaaataacaaaaagtctgTTACTAATATTGCTTGTGTTGCTACCATTTAGAGCATTTGGACGATGCGTAATGACATGTGCTTTCAGGGCGTACAGTGGACAAGCACGCGTGCAATCTTGGCAAGGATCAGCTCGTCGCTGCATCAATGGAAGGTGCTATGTGTGGGCGACCAATCGGTGCTGCTGAGAAGATGCATCCAACTCCTAGATCGGTGAAGAGGCGAGCTGCTCAGGATTGCACGGGAGTCGGCCTGAGAGCTTGCAAGAGAAAGATCGAAGAGGAGATGCTGAAGATTCACCCAGTGTGAAAAGAGATAAAATAGCAGAGTGAAAAAGAGCTGGCAAATGTATCCGTCAGTTCCCCTGTCGTGGTAGATGTATGACCGTCTATGTGCTTCCTCAGAACGCTGAATTTGTCTTTTGATTCCGGTGTCTCAGGTCCTGCCATTCAGGCAGGTCCCGAATGCTTGTAACGGTCTGCTGTGACTCGCTTTGCTTCGTTTATATAAAATGGAGCGGGGGGAAACCCCTTTCGATCAAAAAAAATATTACTTTAAATATTCATGTTTCACACAACCAATTCTAACTGAATATATTACAAAAAATTTCCCACAACaacggggtatcatctagttcaaTAAAATGAGGCGGGGGAACCTTTGGTAAAACAAATTTATTTCGGCGATCCAAGTTTCTTAATCAGAGATTTTAAACCCCGGTACTCACGTACATATATTTTCCACCGTTAAGTGCACACGGGTTACATATTCTGACAGAGGCCCACAGTTACATACTACATCACACAGGAACAGTACAACACATGCATAATCGTACACGCAGGTTCTTATTTGTACGTCTATACATATATTCGTGGCGCGGAGCCATGAATTTATCCGGCTAGAATAGGAAGAATATTACCGACCAAGATGGCTATAACTAGAGGTCGACGACCTTGAACTGGTCGCGGTTCTTGACGACGACGTCATACATATGGGTGGAGCGGAGCCTGGAGAAGTCCCGGGGAATGGAGATGAGGTCGACGCCGCCGCGCTTGTGGAGCTGCACGATGGCGCGGTCCTCGTAGTAGCGCTCCCAACCCAGCGACCCCAGCCGCCGCTCCAGTGCCGCCAGCGACCGCATCGTCTCGTTCGCCGGCACGTACACCAGCGCCTTCCGGCTCGTCGCCTCCTGCTCCAGCTCCATCACCCCGTTCTTGAACACCCACACGCCCCCCGCCgccatctttcttcttcttcctagtcTTCCTTACTTGCTAGCTACCTTCGATCGATCGACCTTGCTAGTGTTGTGTTGCACTACTTGCTGCAGGTTGGTTGGGCTATAATCTGATGCGTTTATATAGGCGGATGCCGGATGGGGAGCACTGAGAGGATGCGGTGAAAAGCGATGCATAGACCGATAGGGACTTGTTCTTTTGTATATTGGTGTTAATTCCTTGATGTTTCGGTATTCGATGACAGCAACGTACATTTGTTCTTCCTGCTCGGTACACCGTATGTACTTACTTCCAAGTTCCAAGGCAATCAATCTGCTCGAGAAGTGCGTGATTAGTATCATTCTCCTCAATTATTCTTAGATTACACGTAACTAACTGAGGGCTTTCTCGGATCCGGCTTGACTGCTCCCTCCTCATGcttccatccgtgctcccacttcatcctacggctgtctttttcttttttttctttctaatctaatcatctcccccctaaTTTTAAGGgatggggccgggccttattttatTCCAATTAAATTatgccacgtatgcgggagcacggatggatGCACGcggggggagcaggcaagtctcgtccggcTTCCTCCGTCCGGCTTTACCAGGCTCACTCCAATCTTTACCTTAAAGTGGGCTAGAAGTTTGAATAACAAAATCTTAGTTATAAGCTAACAACAAAGTAATATGGATTCTAGGGAGTATTAGattcatatttttttaatttttatttgatTCATATTTGAAAGAAGATTCTACTAAGATATTTGTTCTGATCCAATTATGTTGTTGAGACAACTGAAAATTGTTCCTATTTGTTCTGAAATATTTTTCTTTGATTTGTGAAATCTTTAGGTTTAGCCAAGATGATAAAATAAAATATCAACATCTGCAATACTAATAGATAAAATATTAAACTACTTTTCAtgttggatcaaatgatataaatttgatattatggatattcatatatttttctaaaaacttgaTCAAACATGCACACATTTGACTTTCTGGAAAAACAAATACatcttatataaaggaatggagggagtatgtttcaTGATTGTTTGAGTGATAGCGAAGAGATTCCCCAAAATCATGCTAAGAATACGCGTGGTTGAAGCGAAGCAACTACTTTTGAAGTAACATAAAAATTTACCTTTTTCTCCACAACAAGATGCTTAGTTTCTTGTTGGGCTTCTTCTAGAAATTTTCCATTAGGTAATTTATAGGAATCATTGATCTTCCTTTCATGGGCGTAATATATATTTTACATCATTCCTAAAATACAGAACTCTAAATATGATTTAAGCACAATTGCTACGCCAAGTACTATTTTAACTCAAAGGACGGAAGCTTCCGGATGGGTTTCTCCATTAAGTCGGCGCCGGAAAAAGATTGGAGACCCACCACAAGCAGTGAACAAAAGGCCTAAGAGTGGTGACCAACCATCTACAAAAGGAGCGGCAGAGCAAAGCAGAGAAGAGAGAAGANNNNNNNNNNNNNNNNNNNNNNNNNNNNNNNNNNNNNNNNNNNNNNNNNNNNNNNNNNNNNNNNNNNNNNNNNNNNNNNNNNNNNNNNNNGACTCCCTGTGGCAGCATCGAAGGGATATCATAAAGTATAATTAGCAGAATTTTGTTTTAAGGAATGTTTTATCAATTCAATTTCACTTCATTTGTACCCCTGGCAAACGTCGAAATGGCCTCCAATACTATTctagaaatgaaaaaaataaaataatagtAGATGAATTAGAAAAGTCAACTATTCTTTGTGATTTCATACCGCTTGTACTACTGAAAGCTTTTCTAGAAATTTCCGAAAGAACAATTTCAACGAAATCTTTCATTATGTTTGTACTTTTTTGTGCAAAATCATAATTTATTAGTCAAATTTTAGGTTAAAGTTAGGTTCAAAATTTGGGAGGGGGTACATTTCAAGATTCCGTTAGCAACAATGCAACAGAAAAACAAGTGGTGTCTCGGTTCCAGTTCACCACAAAACAGACAAGTTAAATCATCAGCGTAGTGCCTCATAAGAAGATCATCTCTAGTACGGATTTTATTATGGAAAGGTAGCCAAAGAAAAACGAGGAATTTGGGAGGGACTGGGATTTTTCAAAGNNNNNNNNNNNNNNNNNNNNNNNNNNNNNNNNNNNNNNNNNNNNNNNNNNNNNNNNNNNNNNNNNNNNNNNNNNNNNNNNNNNNNNNNNNNNNNNNNNNNNNNNNNNNNNNNNNNNNNNNNNNNNNNNNNNNNNNNNNNNNNNNNNNNNNNNNNNNNNNNNNNNNNNNNNNNNNNNNNNNNNNNGAATTGTGATGTGATTGAACAGAATATAGCCACTTGATGCCAGAAGATCAGAATGAACCCTATCGAACTCAAACGCCGGTCAGCTCATGCGCGTAGGTACGAGAATGCCACACATTCCTCAAGCAGGAGTACGCAATCTCAGCAGCCGTACGTTAACCCACCCAAAAGATCTGCACCGGCGGGGACCGCCGTTGCCGTTGCACGAACAATAGCGAAGTAAGGGCATTTCCAACGTTGATCGGTAAATTAGCTCCGGCATCCCAGTCCACGGACACTGATGCCGGAGGCCGTCATTCAATGCTATCTGCAAACATATCGGTCTGCATGGACACTGATGCCGAAGAtgcagtctccggcgaggaaaagtagaacatgggagaaAGACTGATCCACTTGAGACACAATGCCCTCCCTCCTTCCATGCCCTACTCAGGAGTCTGTGACCTGTCTGTTGCCGGCGCTGGTGGACGTGGCATCGATGATGGATGTGGACGGTCTATTGCTGTCTACCAGCCACATGAGCCCCCGAAAGTTAGATGATGGCGCGTCGGACGCGCAACTGGCCGCCGCGTCCGACTGCGAAGGAACTTTGTTGCGAGCGGCGCGGGCGGCCTCGTAGAGCGCACACTACTCCGCAGCGAAGTTCGGGTTCGCCACCGCCATGGCAGCCACGGCCTCCTCGCTTGCGCGCTCAGCGTAGATTTGGTCCTTCGTCAGCCGGTGCTGCTCAAGGAGGAACATGTTGTACCTCTGCTCCTCCGGCACCTGCGGGAACGCCGACATAGGAGCCGGCGCACGCTGCACCTCCTCGACCATGATGGCGTTGTAGTGCGCATGCGCCTGCTGCATGGTCAGGCCGTGATGCACCAGCGCGGGATGAGGGTGTGTCGTCGGAGACCTCTGGCAAGCTGGCCGGCAATGCCCTGCTCGATCCGCTTGGCACGGTGGGACTGCCAGGCGGCTGTAAGGGCGGCCAACTCATGCTTCATGTCCGGCAACATACTTTCCTAGAGTGTTCCCGCTCGTGATCATGACGGTTGTGGAGCGAAGGAGGGGGATTTATTGTGGGCTGTAGTTAGCTTGGTGTGGCCGCTTTTAAATAGTAGATTCCGGCGAGGCCAAGCGTCTGGGTGCGTCAATGTGCGGCGTCGGAGTTGGTTCCTTGTCGGCGAGTTTGCTTaatgacggcatacggacggacggttATTGAGCAGGAATGTAGATATCTGTCTCGTCACATACAACAAATGTCGCTTCAGCATTGAATAGGCTCGAACACCAAGGGCGCGTCGCAGACGGCTCCCTCGACAGGCGCGGCACTTCAATACCGGCGCCAGTAAGAGGTCACTTTCACTCTGGACCAGCGTCATTGCAGAGCGGGCGCTCTACAGCGGCAGGAATGTAGGCAGCTGGCGCCGGGTGGAAACATATGCAGGCGAGCGGGGAGGGTTTGGTTAGGCCCAGGTAGGGCGTGACAGCGGTTCAGGCACCCGTAAACTCACCTCATTTTGTCTCCGGTTTACGGGAAAAAGCACCTCATAACACGTCTAGACCGGCAACGCCAGCGTCGCCATTTGTCCCATAAAGGTCCAGACATATGTGGGCGGTTTGAGAATCGGGTTGAAGGTGCCCTAATGTTCGGTATTATCTTCTGCCGGCGTGACGTGGACTAATGAATGTGCTGCTCCTGGCGTGCACGTACGATGCGTGGAGGAAGCTGTCGCACGAGGGCCTTCACGTGGAGGCGCGACCCGGTGTCCGCACAGCGCCACCACTTGCCACCCGCGGGGTACGGAGGAGCCAATCAGTTTCCAGTTCGAGCGATTCGGCGTCAACACCACGCGCGTGCCCGGGGTGGTGCGGTATGCCAAATCTGATCGCTCTCCTAGAGGGCGACCGCGATGGCGAAGATTCGGACGGAAAGTTGCCGGCGGAGGTTCGCTCAGCTGACGGCTCAGTCTCCGTGGCGCGAGAATCACGTACACCGCACGAACGGTACGTGGCCGCGGACGGTGCGGCTCATGAACAGTACGCTGCGCGCACGTGAGCGCGTCCAACTATACGTGTACATCTGGGGTGTGCGTGCGTGTCCGGTGACTTGGAAAGTAGCATCTGGTTGCCTGGGGTTGTGGAGCCAGCTTAAGCACCGGACGTACCGGACAAAAAAATCGACTCAGACGAACGCTTCAAATCGGTCTTAAACATTAGACTAGTGGTTGGATGATTAAAGAGACTGTGGTACCCCCAGCCCATCGGGgtttaaatcctggtgctcgcatttatttctatATTTATTtaaggatttccggcgatgcgcattcagtgggagaagacgtttccgtcgacgacgagacGCCTACGATGAcgtcgtaaatctcaagatgatatgtcggctcagtctttcggaggtgctcataggggtagggtgtgtgtgtgtgcgttcataggggtgagtgtacatgagcgcttgtgtctgtactgatgttcaaaaaataTCCAGCTCAAATATGAGACGGATATGAGGTGACCTGGGCACAACCGGGCGCCATATATTCGTCCCCTTTCGATCAcaggaccaaaccctagccactctgCTCCGCCCCTCAAGCTCCCGCTCGGCAATCTCTGGCCTTCTCCAGCATGGCGGGCATTGGAACTGACTCCGACCATTTCGGATCCGTCAACGATGGTGTCTGGAGGAGACACTGGCCGTCCGCCGCGGCAATCCATTTCGTCGATGCAACGAGCACTTGAATCTTCCAACATCGCAGCCCCTTAGCTTCCCCATATCGGGAGGGGGGTATGACAGCTACCGGGACCGGTGTGCCCGCCGTGGGAAGGAGAAGATGAGGGTGGCCAAGGCCCGCCTCGCTGCCAACATGGCTGCGGCGTGCGCTGccacagaggaggaagccatcTGCATTGGCATCATAAAGACACGACAGTGGACGAACACACGTGATCTCGTTCGAGAGCAGTCGGGTGGTCCGTGGCATGGCCAGACCACCCCCAAAGAGAAGGAGGACAGCAGCGGATGGAACAACTCTCACGCTGAGTAGATCCAGCTTGATCCATGTTGCGTTTTTTATCATCACTTTCACGCACCGGAAAGGACAAGGGCAGCCGTGGTTGATCTTCTTCATACCTAGTATGTATGTAGAACACGCTAAATTTTGATAGTCCGATGGTATGTCCTGATGCAGTAGTCAGCGGCTCTTTGTACGGATTTTTTTTTGAGAATACGCCTAGGCGTATCATAACTTTATAGAAGGCAGAAGTGTAAGTACAAAAAGACTATCACCCGCTACGAACAACGAGCGTAGCACGAACACCACACACAGGCATGTCCAGGGACAGCCACCAACGACCATACAAACACTACAAAGCACAAGCACTTACCCTAACAGATAACAACATCGCGTCTCGACCCACACCGGCACCTCTGAAAACTAACCGCTCCACTAAACTTCGCTTGTCGACACACCATCTACCCTGAATGCCGAAGAGGAGGTAGCAGGTAAATGGCAGGACTTGCTTTGGTTATGCAAAGGAAAATTTAAGGTGTTCGATTGTGCGAAGGAAAATTTAAGGTGTGTACGCTCAGTACCGTGAACGCGTTCGGATTCATCCGCGGGCATTTAGAGGTCCAAATTAGCAAGTTCGGGTTGTGCATGCTCTAAGCTTGAGCTTGTAGTAGTACGTGCGTCCGAGAATTTCTAGATGTGAAATGTGCGTGGACTGTAAAAGATGTCTAAGGTCGGCACCGGAACCCTATTGGGGTTGAGGTGTCACCCCTGCAGCAGGTTCACGTCCGGCCACGGCACCGACACGCAATGCTGCCAGAGGTGCACCGGCATGTATAGCCGAAAGCGTGCCCGCGGCTCAGCACTTGGCGCCGCCTGATGAGTCCAAATTATGTGAAACTTTTACCCTCTATTTTGTGCTCATACAATAGGCTTTGCAGAATTTTACCATGTTCGCGCACCTCTTTTGTTGCTTTTTCTTAGATAGGTCTTTTGGAGCAAATAGAGTACTATggaaaaaatccgagaaaaatatGGTGGAATCATGCCAATTAATGTGATTATCTCTTACCATAAAAAGAATGAATAAGTTGGAAGCATTGGGAGCCTACGCGGCCTATCCAGAGCACAAGACGGCCAACCATACGAGCGCATGCACTCATATGGGAGGTCGTATGACCTGCCGACGCCGCCTCCTGATCAACTATTTCACCCTCCTGGAGTCGGGaacatactgttggggaacgtagcagaaatttaaaattttcctacgtgtcaccaagatctatctatggaaaaaccagcaatgaggggaaggagagtgcatctacatacccttgtagatcgctaagcggaagcgttcaagagaacggggttgaaggagtcgtactcgtcgtgatccaaatcaccggagatcctagtgccgaacggacggcacctccgcgttcaacacacgtacagcccggtgacgtctctgttggaaatatgccctagaggcaataataaaagcattattattatatttccttgttcatgataattgtctttattcatgctataattgtgttatccggaaatcgtaatacatgtgtgaataatagacaccaacatgtccctagtaagcctctagttgactagctcgttaatcaacagatagtgatggtttcctgactatggacattggatgtcattgataacgagatcacatcattaggagaatgatgtgatggacaagacccaatcctaaacatagcacaagatcgtatagttcgtttgctagagttttccaatgtcaagtatcctttccttagaccatgagatcgtgtaactcccgaataccgtaggagtgctttgggtgtaccaaacgtcacaacgtaactgggtgactataaaggtatactacgggtatctccgaaagtgtctgttgggttgacacggatcaagactgggatttgtcactccgtatgacggagaggtatcactgggcccactcggtaatgcatcatcataatgagctcaaagtgaccaagtgtctggtcacgggatcatgcattacggcacgagtaaagtgacttgccggtaacgagattgaacgaggtattgggataccgacgatcgg
The window above is part of the Triticum aestivum cultivar Chinese Spring chromosome 2A, IWGSC CS RefSeq v2.1, whole genome shotgun sequence genome. Proteins encoded here:
- the LOC123184769 gene encoding flowering-promoting factor 1-like protein 5 (The sequence of the model RefSeq protein was modified relative to this genomic sequence to represent the inferred CDS: added 90 bases not found in genome assembly), with translation MAAGGVWVFRKDGVMELERQESSPATSQRGKALVYVPANETMRSLAALERRLGSLGWERYYEDRAIVQLHKRGGVDLISIPRDFSRLRSTHMYDVVVKNRDQFKVVDL